The Bacteroidota bacterium genome window below encodes:
- a CDS encoding NADH-quinone oxidoreductase subunit NuoF: MSAPTNITTNGLITQFINGKASNEDLPEVNKQLATLRREKNEGILIFIGTGTCGLGAGAGETLTAIKEYLTRKNVNAEIVETGCIGLCTSEPVVDLKLPGMNRISFENITFDKVEQLLDGVLNVTLPEESLIGQFRTENDKPWNNIRFIDEHPFFAPQKRIVLKNCGIIDPKSIEEYIASGGYSKLAATIKGNTPAEVCSIIEKSGLRGRGGGGFPTGKKWTMALFEKLTPKYIICNADEGDPGAFMDRAVIEGDPHRVIEGMIIGAYAMGASHGYVYIRAEYPLAIERLVKALNDARAYGILGKNILGTGFEFDIKIKKGAGAFVCGEETALIHSIEGKRGMPRPRPPYPVSNGLFRKPTVINNVETFANVPAIITNGAEWFSSTGTGKSRGTKVFALSGKIAKTGLVEIPMGTPIRKILFDIAGGVKNGKKFKAVQIGGPSGGCITEANLDILIDYESLIQAGAMMGSGGLVVMDEDTCMVDIAKFFMDFIQRESCGKCIPCREGTKRMLEILEKITHKPSTDDNREALERFQGVIQLENLGRVIKETSLCGLGQSAPNPVLSTIKWFRDEYESHIYERTCTPKVCTELRKYMIDPEKCTGCMACVKKCPTSSIIGAKKNPHYIIQDKCIGCGACADTCKFEAIHLL; encoded by the coding sequence ATGAGCGCTCCCACAAACATCACAACAAACGGACTGATTACACAGTTCATTAACGGGAAAGCTTCAAACGAAGACCTTCCTGAAGTAAACAAACAACTCGCCACTTTAAGACGCGAGAAAAACGAAGGTATTTTAATCTTCATCGGAACAGGAACCTGTGGATTAGGTGCAGGTGCAGGCGAAACGCTTACAGCAATAAAAGAATATCTCACACGTAAGAATGTGAATGCCGAGATTGTTGAAACAGGCTGTATCGGTCTTTGCACTTCGGAACCGGTTGTTGATTTAAAGCTTCCCGGAATGAACCGTATCTCTTTTGAGAACATTACCTTCGATAAAGTTGAGCAACTTCTTGACGGTGTTTTAAATGTGACACTTCCGGAAGAAAGCCTTATTGGTCAGTTTCGTACGGAAAACGATAAACCATGGAACAATATCCGTTTCATTGATGAGCATCCATTCTTCGCTCCTCAGAAACGCATCGTACTGAAAAACTGCGGTATCATTGACCCCAAAAGCATCGAAGAGTACATTGCCAGTGGCGGTTATTCAAAACTCGCTGCAACCATCAAAGGAAATACACCTGCCGAAGTATGCTCAATCATTGAAAAAAGTGGTCTGCGTGGCCGCGGTGGCGGCGGTTTTCCGACAGGAAAAAAATGGACGATGGCACTTTTTGAAAAACTGACACCGAAGTATATAATCTGCAATGCCGACGAAGGCGACCCCGGTGCATTCATGGATAGGGCCGTTATTGAAGGTGACCCTCACCGTGTTATAGAAGGCATGATTATAGGCGCATACGCTATGGGTGCTTCGCACGGCTATGTGTATATCCGCGCCGAATATCCGCTTGCAATCGAGCGTCTTGTAAAAGCGCTTAACGATGCACGTGCTTATGGCATTCTCGGAAAAAATATTCTGGGAACCGGATTTGAATTTGATATTAAAATTAAAAAAGGCGCCGGTGCTTTTGTTTGCGGCGAAGAAACAGCGCTTATTCATAGTATTGAAGGTAAGCGCGGCATGCCCCGACCAAGACCGCCCTACCCCGTGTCCAACGGACTTTTCCGCAAACCAACCGTTATTAACAATGTTGAAACATTTGCCAATGTACCGGCTATCATAACCAATGGCGCAGAGTGGTTCAGCTCAACCGGAACAGGCAAAAGCCGTGGTACAAAAGTATTCGCTCTTTCAGGAAAGATAGCAAAAACGGGACTTGTAGAAATTCCTATGGGAACCCCTATCCGCAAAATTTTGTTTGATATTGCCGGTGGTGTAAAAAACGGAAAAAAATTCAAAGCAGTTCAGATTGGCGGTCCTTCGGGCGGTTGCATTACCGAAGCCAACCTCGACATTCTTATTGATTACGAATCACTGATACAGGCAGGCGCCATGATGGGATCCGGTGGTTTGGTAGTGATGGACGAAGATACCTGCATGGTTGATATCGCAAAATTCTTCATGGATTTTATTCAGCGCGAAAGTTGCGGAAAATGCATCCCATGCAGAGAAGGCACAAAACGCATGCTTGAGATCCTTGAGAAAATCACACACAAACCCTCAACCGACGATAACCGCGAAGCACTTGAACGCTTTCAGGGTGTAATTCAGCTTGAGAACCTGGGACGGGTAATTAAAGAAACTTCCCTGTGCGGTCTCGGACAAAGCGCGCCCAATCCGGTACTCAGCACCATTAAGTGGTTTCGCGACGAATACGAATCACACATCTACGAACGCACCTGTACACCCAAAGTTTGTACTGAATTGCGCAAATACATGATTGATCCTGAAAAATGTACGGGCTGTATGGCATGCGTAAAAAAATGCCCGACTTCATCCATTATAGGTGCAAAGAAAAACCCGCACTACATAATTCAGGATAAATGCATCGGATGCGGCGCCTGCGCCGACACTTGCAAATTCGAAGCTATTCATTTACTATGA
- a CDS encoding response regulator transcription factor — translation MDDKLKIIIVDDHEIFRSGLKLLINRLKHCKVIAEASNGKELLGLLELDMPDIVFMDIEMPVMNGMDATRLALEKHPDLKIIALTMFNDEEYVESMIDAGVKGFLIKNINKEGLDKAIQSVMAGNNYYSQELFKYFTSKVVHTEKNEAQELKLTPREIEIIRLSMDGMSNKEIADKLFISERTVVGHKSNLLSKTNTKSTVHLLAYIIKNKLLTF, via the coding sequence ATGGATGATAAATTAAAAATTATTATTGTTGACGACCACGAGATTTTCAGAAGTGGCTTAAAACTGTTGATTAACAGGCTTAAGCACTGTAAAGTCATTGCGGAAGCCTCCAATGGTAAGGAACTGCTTGGATTGCTTGAGCTCGATATGCCGGACATCGTTTTTATGGATATTGAAATGCCTGTAATGAACGGCATGGACGCCACCCGTCTTGCACTCGAAAAACATCCCGACCTTAAAATCATTGCCTTAACCATGTTCAACGATGAAGAATATGTGGAAAGCATGATTGATGCAGGCGTTAAGGGTTTTCTGATAAAGAATATAAATAAAGAAGGTCTTGACAAAGCTATTCAATCAGTTATGGCCGGTAATAACTATTACTCGCAAGAACTTTTTAAGTATTTTACGAGTAAGGTGGTTCATACTGAAAAAAATGAAGCTCAGGAATTGAAGCTTACACCTCGCGAAATAGAAATTATCAGGCTTTCGATGGATGGTATGAGCAATAAAGAAATTGCGGATAAATTGTTTATCAGTGAGCGAACTGTGGTAGGTCATAAATCTAACCTGCTATCTAAAACCAATACAAAAAGCACCGTTCACCTTTTAGCTTATATAATTAAAAATAAGCTTCTTACATTTTAA
- a CDS encoding NADH-dependent [FeFe] hydrogenase, group A6 — MSIIININNKPVIAEKGEYILDTLERSGIKIPTLCHMKGLLPSGACRMCLVELKNNGKLVTSCSFPVEEGMDILTHSPRVINARKTIVELLLSNHPDDCLFCARNKNCELQNLSEELDVRQRRISGKKNSFPMDIAGLSLVRDPDKCILCGRCVRECEEVIGVSAIDFSNRGSKTIVGTAFNRGLNTSSCVNCGQCLMVCPTGAITEKSHINQVIEAISNPELQVMVQYAPAISVSLAEEFGLEPGKDINGIMNAALRKVGFNKVFDTSFAADLTIMEEASELIDRIVKKKPLPMFTSCCPAWVKYVEEFWPAMIPNLSTCKSPQQMMGSVIKNYYSRMEDIAPSKIFSVAVMPCTAKKFEAQREEMSTDGIQDVDAVLTTRELAKLIRVFGIDISKLEPEDADSPLGTRTSAGKIFGASGGVMEAALRTAHFMLTGKELVDPKFSELRGFRGIKETKVTIGDTELGIAVVNGLGYALPVLQEIAAGRSNIHFVEVMSCPGGCIAGGGQHIGANQDSIFARIKALYNIDETSKVKVSHQNPQVIELYAKFLGKPLGENSHHFLHTEYAKREVLK, encoded by the coding sequence ATGAGCATTATCATAAATATAAATAATAAGCCGGTGATTGCCGAAAAAGGCGAATACATTCTCGATACGCTGGAACGCAGTGGCATCAAGATACCGACATTATGCCACATGAAAGGATTACTTCCGAGCGGAGCATGCAGGATGTGCCTCGTTGAACTTAAAAACAACGGCAAACTTGTAACATCCTGCTCATTCCCGGTTGAAGAAGGTATGGATATTCTTACACATTCACCGCGCGTAATCAATGCCCGCAAAACCATTGTGGAATTACTGCTTTCAAATCATCCGGATGATTGTCTGTTTTGCGCAAGAAATAAAAATTGCGAACTTCAGAATTTATCGGAAGAATTAGACGTTCGCCAACGCAGAATCAGTGGAAAAAAGAACAGCTTCCCAATGGACATTGCCGGTTTGAGCCTTGTACGCGACCCGGATAAATGTATCCTCTGCGGCAGATGTGTTCGCGAATGCGAAGAAGTAATAGGTGTTTCAGCGATAGACTTTAGCAACAGAGGCAGTAAAACCATAGTGGGAACAGCATTCAACAGGGGTTTGAACACATCATCATGTGTGAACTGCGGTCAGTGTCTTATGGTTTGCCCTACCGGAGCCATCACCGAAAAATCGCATATAAACCAGGTTATAGAAGCCATTAGCAATCCCGAATTACAGGTAATGGTGCAATATGCACCGGCCATCAGCGTATCACTGGCTGAGGAATTCGGACTTGAACCGGGTAAAGATATCAACGGCATCATGAACGCTGCTTTACGTAAGGTTGGCTTCAACAAGGTTTTTGATACAAGTTTTGCAGCCGATCTTACCATCATGGAAGAAGCCTCAGAACTCATTGACCGTATTGTAAAGAAAAAGCCGCTGCCCATGTTCACCAGCTGCTGCCCGGCATGGGTTAAGTATGTTGAAGAATTCTGGCCGGCAATGATACCCAACCTTTCAACCTGTAAATCGCCTCAGCAAATGATGGGCAGCGTGATTAAAAATTATTATTCACGGATGGAAGACATCGCTCCTTCAAAAATATTCTCGGTCGCAGTTATGCCTTGTACAGCAAAGAAATTTGAAGCACAGCGCGAAGAAATGAGCACTGACGGCATACAGGATGTTGATGCAGTTCTTACCACCCGCGAATTGGCTAAACTCATCAGGGTTTTCGGTATTGACATCAGCAAACTCGAACCCGAAGACGCAGATTCTCCTTTAGGAACAAGAACTTCGGCAGGAAAGATTTTTGGTGCAAGCGGCGGCGTAATGGAAGCGGCTCTCAGAACAGCACATTTCATGCTCACCGGTAAAGAACTGGTAGATCCCAAATTCAGCGAACTGCGCGGATTCAGAGGCATCAAAGAAACCAAAGTTACCATTGGTGATACCGAACTCGGCATTGCAGTAGTAAATGGACTCGGATATGCACTTCCTGTTCTGCAGGAAATTGCAGCAGGTCGCAGCAACATACACTTTGTGGAAGTAATGAGCTGCCCGGGGGGTTGTATTGCTGGCGGTGGGCAACATATTGGCGCCAATCAGGATTCAATCTTTGCAAGAATCAAAGCGCTTTACAATATTGATGAAACTTCCAAAGTCAAGGTATCGCACCAGAATCCTCAAGTAATTGAATTATATGCAAAATTCCTTGGGAAACCGCTGGGAGAGAACAGCCATCATTTTCTACATACAGAATATGCTAAACGAGAGGTCTTGAAATAA
- a CDS encoding PAS domain S-box protein, which yields MLTYFFLVVAILLQTIPIILAIRLIRTAQSRMTWILISIGFSVMAFRRLIELFIMLKNPDLSATEWYTSLIDITISVLIIASLIYLNRILKSIRAADNERYESEIRFRTLFNNSSDELFLADLDGNFLEVNKEVCNRLGYKREELLKMNFADIKTPRYVNQVRENIEMIIQNGTHIYESEHLTKEKKILSLEMSSRIIRYKAQKIIFTIARDITERKEFERKVLSAVIEAEERERKRFAKELHDGLGPLLSTVKIYLNEIYSEDIEPDEKSNLIKYTNELLDDAVSNIRTISDNLMPTVITDHGLIKAIESFAKKINLAGKIHFTFSHTGFTSKLDINLEMVLYRITEELINNTLKHAGAVNAAASIEVNGKKLVLNYSDDGVGCIVNELLLNSREGMGIKNIISRSKTINGAYTFGNTLPGFKFRLEVYLK from the coding sequence ATGCTTACATATTTTTTTCTTGTTGTTGCTATTTTGCTTCAGACTATTCCGATTATTCTGGCTATCCGCCTGATACGGACGGCACAAAGCCGGATGACGTGGATACTGATTTCTATAGGGTTTTCTGTAATGGCTTTTCGCCGTTTGATTGAATTATTCATTATGTTGAAAAACCCAGACCTGAGCGCAACAGAGTGGTATACGTCCCTTATAGATATTACTATTTCAGTGCTTATCATTGCCAGCCTCATTTACCTGAACCGTATTCTGAAATCAATTCGGGCCGCAGATAATGAACGTTATGAATCGGAGATTCGATTCAGGACGTTATTCAATAACAGCAGTGATGAGCTGTTTTTAGCAGATCTTGACGGGAACTTTTTAGAAGTGAATAAAGAAGTGTGCAACAGGCTGGGATATAAGCGCGAAGAATTACTGAAGATGAATTTTGCAGATATTAAAACCCCACGATACGTAAATCAGGTTCGTGAAAACATTGAAATGATTATCCAGAACGGAACACATATCTACGAATCAGAACATCTTACTAAAGAAAAAAAAATTCTTTCGCTGGAAATGAGCAGTCGAATTATAAGATACAAGGCGCAAAAAATAATCTTTACTATTGCCCGTGATATTACCGAAAGAAAAGAATTCGAAAGGAAAGTTCTGAGTGCGGTAATTGAAGCTGAAGAAAGAGAACGCAAGCGTTTCGCAAAAGAATTGCACGATGGTTTGGGGCCCTTGCTTTCAACGGTAAAAATATATCTGAATGAAATTTACAGCGAAGATATTGAACCTGACGAAAAGTCAAATCTCATCAAATACACCAATGAGCTGCTTGACGATGCTGTTTCCAACATTCGTACAATTTCTGACAACCTGATGCCAACAGTAATCACGGATCATGGACTTATCAAAGCCATTGAATCGTTTGCAAAAAAAATTAACCTCGCGGGGAAGATACATTTTACATTTTCGCATACCGGTTTCACTTCAAAACTTGATATTAATTTAGAAATGGTTCTTTATAGAATCACCGAAGAGCTCATCAATAATACCCTCAAACATGCCGGAGCCGTTAATGCTGCAGCTTCTATTGAGGTGAACGGGAAAAAACTTGTTTTGAATTATTCGGACGACGGCGTTGGCTGTATCGTAAATGAATTACTCTTAAACTCGCGTGAAGGCATGGGCATAAAAAATATTATCAGCAGATCAAAAACAATCAATGGCGCTTATACCTTTGGAAATACGTTGCCGGGCTTCAAATTCAGGCTTGAGGTGTATCTGAAATAA
- a CDS encoding PDDEXK nuclease domain-containing protein gives MKPSKSKYNALLKSIGQTIERAQTSAYYAINTGLVAANWNIGRHIIEFEQLGKERAEYGSELLARLSTDLTTKHGKGFGRRNVLDMRRFYLAFPIWQAVPAKLSWSHIITLIGVSDDNARNFYLKQAQSENWGYRELERQINSSLYERLALSRNKKEVKKLAQKGNIIMHPHEIVKDPYVLDFLKIPQSSKVTEKFLEQKIIDNLQLFLMELGKGFAFIGRQYKISIRNKHYYVDLVFYHRILKCFVLIDLKTSQVVHSDVGQMNLYLNYFIKEENVEGDNQPIGIILAKDKDEILVEYTMGGMNNKIMVTKYELYLPDKKILKRRLKGVLGK, from the coding sequence ATGAAACCTTCCAAAAGCAAGTACAACGCTCTTTTAAAGAGTATAGGACAAACCATCGAACGTGCGCAGACCAGCGCATATTATGCAATTAACACAGGATTAGTCGCAGCCAACTGGAATATTGGCAGACATATCATTGAGTTCGAACAATTAGGTAAAGAGCGCGCTGAATATGGCTCAGAGCTGCTGGCAAGACTTTCAACAGACCTAACTACTAAGCATGGCAAGGGATTTGGAAGGCGTAACGTGCTTGACATGCGCAGGTTTTATCTTGCATTTCCAATTTGGCAGGCAGTGCCTGCCAAATTGAGTTGGAGCCACATCATTACTCTGATAGGTGTTTCAGATGATAATGCCCGCAATTTTTATCTAAAACAAGCTCAATCAGAAAACTGGGGTTACAGAGAACTTGAACGCCAGATCAACTCCTCACTTTATGAAAGGCTTGCCCTGAGCCGAAATAAAAAAGAAGTGAAAAAGCTTGCACAGAAAGGAAATATCATCATGCACCCGCATGAAATCGTAAAAGATCCCTACGTTCTCGACTTTCTTAAAATTCCGCAAAGCTCAAAAGTTACGGAGAAATTCCTTGAGCAAAAGATTATAGATAACCTGCAGCTGTTTTTGATGGAACTTGGAAAAGGTTTTGCATTTATTGGGCGACAGTATAAAATTTCAATACGAAACAAGCATTACTATGTAGACCTGGTGTTCTATCATCGCATACTCAAATGCTTTGTTTTGATTGACCTGAAAACCAGCCAGGTAGTACATTCAGATGTCGGACAAATGAACCTGTATCTGAACTATTTCATCAAAGAAGAAAATGTAGAAGGCGACAATCAACCAATTGGTATTATTCTGGCTAAAGACAAAGATGAAATATTGGTAGAATACACCATGGGGGGAATGAATAATAAAATTATGGTCACCAAATACGAGTTATACCTTCCTGATAAAAAAATACTTAAAAGAAGACTGAAAGGCGTTTTAGGAAAATAA
- the hypE gene encoding hydrogenase expression/formation protein HypE: MQKKVVLLNHGSGGKMMHELVSGLFVKYFDNDILRQQTDAALLDVESKHLAFTTDSYVVDPIFFPGGNIGKLAICGTVNDIAVSGATPLYLSCGFIIEEGLPFDDLEAIVKTMAEEAQKAGVLIVTGDTKVVDKGKCDKVFINTAGIGRLDEKNVNISHGTGIIPGDIIIVNGPVGDHGTAILCARNSIEYSNEVVSDCAPLNQMIAKTLLNSNGVKFMRDATRGGVATVVCELAEKLDVGINLSEDAIPVRESVRGLCEVFGFDPLYMANEGRVIMVVAPDDASDILDILRADEYGREAAIIGEITDTNKGMVVMKTSVGGSRIIDMLAGEQLPRIC; this comes from the coding sequence ATGCAGAAAAAAGTTGTACTCCTCAATCACGGCAGTGGTGGCAAAATGATGCACGAATTAGTCTCGGGACTTTTTGTGAAGTATTTTGATAACGATATATTGCGTCAGCAAACTGATGCGGCATTGCTGGATGTGGAAAGCAAACACCTCGCTTTTACAACCGATTCATATGTTGTGGACCCGATTTTCTTTCCCGGCGGAAACATCGGAAAACTGGCCATATGCGGTACAGTCAATGATATTGCTGTCTCAGGCGCCACTCCGCTTTACCTTTCCTGTGGATTTATTATTGAAGAAGGATTGCCTTTCGATGACCTCGAAGCAATCGTTAAGACAATGGCTGAGGAAGCTCAAAAAGCCGGTGTGTTGATTGTTACAGGAGATACAAAAGTTGTTGACAAAGGCAAGTGCGATAAAGTGTTTATTAACACTGCCGGTATAGGACGTCTCGACGAAAAAAATGTAAATATCAGTCACGGGACAGGAATTATTCCCGGCGACATAATCATTGTTAATGGCCCTGTTGGTGATCACGGAACGGCTATATTGTGTGCACGCAATAGTATTGAATACAGTAATGAGGTGGTATCTGACTGTGCTCCGTTAAATCAAATGATTGCTAAGACGCTCCTTAATAGCAATGGTGTTAAATTTATGCGTGATGCGACCCGCGGCGGCGTTGCTACTGTTGTTTGTGAGCTTGCCGAAAAACTGGATGTGGGAATTAATCTCTCGGAAGATGCAATTCCTGTCAGGGAAAGTGTTAGAGGACTTTGTGAGGTTTTTGGGTTTGATCCTCTGTATATGGCAAATGAAGGCCGCGTAATTATGGTTGTTGCACCTGATGATGCGTCTGATATTCTCGATATCCTTCGTGCAGACGAATATGGACGGGAAGCCGCCATTATTGGCGAAATTACTGATACAAACAAGGGCATGGTAGTAATGAAAACATCTGTGGGCGGAAGCCGCATTATTGATATGC
- the nuoE gene encoding NADH-quinone oxidoreductase subunit NuoE has translation MDKAMQSKINKILGSYPTSGRENLIPMLQDIQEEIGYVSEEAVVNVSSYLNLPVSKIYSVATFYNQFRFEPKGKYHIQVCRGTACHVLGSSTVQKELEKSLKVKAGQTTRDRLFSLEVVACIGACGLAPVITVNGQFFAKVTSESIVKIIENFRNKEKES, from the coding sequence ATAGATAAAGCCATGCAAAGCAAGATCAATAAGATACTGGGAAGCTATCCCACTTCGGGTCGCGAAAACCTGATCCCAATGCTGCAGGATATCCAGGAAGAGATCGGCTACGTTTCGGAAGAAGCAGTGGTCAATGTAAGTTCATATCTGAACCTCCCCGTTAGCAAGATATACAGCGTTGCAACTTTTTACAATCAATTCAGGTTCGAACCCAAAGGCAAATATCATATTCAGGTATGCCGCGGAACAGCGTGTCATGTTCTGGGCTCATCTACCGTTCAGAAAGAACTTGAAAAATCGCTTAAAGTGAAAGCAGGACAAACCACCCGCGACAGGCTGTTCAGCCTCGAAGTGGTTGCATGTATCGGTGCTTGCGGACTTGCCCCCGTTATTACCGTCAACGGCCAGTTTTTCGCCAAAGTAACCTCGGAATCAATAGTGAAAATCATTGAAAACTTCAGAAATAAGGAGAAAGAATCATGA
- a CDS encoding response regulator has product MADLIKTIIADDHTIYREGLKMAMSRLSNVEVIGEVSSGPELLELLTITTPDLILIDTEMPATDGVSICREITKNYPCIKVIAITIFSDLNYLASIINSGVNCFLPKNTTRKELERAITAVASGQLFFPIHINQFNNPSKFTIMKTSKILLVDDDIDIITVLQAILTKNGYKVVTANNKVEGIKLMREEKPDLAILDVMMTTHYEGFELAKEKFEDPTIRDIPVVMLTSIDILITSKPDVQAMAREFRKNPGFKDLHVLLVKDIVSNRAGIDYLNDSGESVWFPVDGFIKKPVEANKIMPEVQRLIKL; this is encoded by the coding sequence ATGGCTGACCTGATAAAAACGATAATTGCTGACGACCATACCATCTACCGCGAAGGGCTGAAAATGGCAATGTCAAGGTTGAGCAATGTGGAAGTGATTGGTGAAGTTTCCAGCGGTCCCGAACTCCTCGAATTACTCACAATTACAACACCGGATCTTATCCTGATTGATACCGAAATGCCAGCAACCGATGGCGTTTCAATTTGCCGTGAGATTACTAAAAATTATCCGTGCATCAAAGTTATTGCCATTACCATTTTCAGCGATTTGAATTACCTCGCATCAATCATCAATTCAGGAGTCAATTGCTTTTTACCTAAAAATACAACACGGAAAGAACTTGAACGTGCTATTACTGCAGTGGCATCAGGTCAACTCTTTTTTCCAATACATATTAATCAATTTAATAATCCTTCAAAATTCACCATTATGAAAACCTCAAAGATTTTGCTCGTTGACGATGATATCGATATCATCACCGTATTACAGGCCATACTTACAAAAAATGGCTACAAAGTGGTAACCGCCAACAATAAAGTTGAAGGCATCAAACTTATGCGCGAAGAAAAACCTGATTTGGCTATCCTTGATGTGATGATGACCACACATTATGAAGGTTTTGAGCTCGCCAAAGAAAAATTTGAAGATCCTACCATTCGCGACATCCCTGTTGTAATGCTTACCTCTATCGACATTCTCATTACAAGCAAACCCGACGTGCAGGCAATGGCCCGCGAATTCAGAAAAAATCCCGGATTCAAAGATCTGCATGTGTTACTCGTAAAAGATATTGTCAGCAACAGAGCCGGCATCGACTACTTAAACGACAGTGGCGAAAGTGTTTGGTTCCCCGTTGATGGATTTATTAAAAAGCCGGTTGAAGCCAACAAGATTATGCCCGAAGTACAACGTCTGATCAAACTTTAA